A section of the Methanocaldococcus sp. FS406-22 genome encodes:
- the hflX gene encoding GTPase HflX: MEGEKIKRRALLILRKDSKFDRKSIEELKELAEVLYNPVKTVVQIRKPDPKYQIGSGLVEKLAEMIKEEDIEIVIVGNLLTPSQKYNLAKKFKVEVIDKIELVLRIFYKHARTKEAQLQVRLAELQYELPRAREKVRLAKMGEQPGFGGYGDYEVEKYYQKVKREIANIKRKLEKLREHRKIARKSREKFDSVGLIGYTNAGKTSLLNALTGEHKESKNQVFTTLTTTTRAIKGIKRKILVTDTVGFIDDLPPFMIEAFLSTIEESANSDLILIVVDASDDIEEIKRKLKVNHEILSKINCKAPIITVFNKVDKITEEKKRKILEELDRYIVNPIFVSAKYNINIDLLIEKIIENLNLSVGTIETNNPKLISYLYENTEIIEDILDEDRHIITFRAKERDVNRILKLHKSAV; the protein is encoded by the coding sequence ATGGAGGGAGAGAAGATTAAGAGAAGAGCATTGTTAATTTTAAGAAAAGATAGTAAGTTTGACAGAAAAAGTATAGAAGAACTTAAGGAATTAGCTGAAGTTCTTTACAACCCAGTAAAAACAGTAGTTCAAATTAGAAAACCCGATCCAAAGTATCAAATTGGTAGTGGTTTAGTCGAAAAATTGGCTGAAATGATTAAAGAGGAAGATATTGAGATTGTTATAGTTGGAAACTTATTAACTCCCTCACAAAAATACAACTTAGCTAAGAAATTTAAAGTAGAGGTTATTGATAAGATTGAACTCGTTTTGAGGATATTTTATAAGCATGCAAGAACTAAAGAGGCTCAACTACAAGTTAGATTGGCTGAGTTGCAGTATGAACTCCCAAGGGCAAGAGAGAAAGTAAGATTGGCAAAGATGGGAGAACAGCCTGGGTTTGGAGGATATGGAGATTATGAAGTTGAAAAATACTACCAAAAGGTAAAGAGGGAGATAGCCAATATAAAAAGAAAGTTGGAAAAGCTTAGAGAGCATAGAAAAATAGCAAGGAAGAGTAGAGAGAAGTTTGATTCTGTTGGTTTAATTGGTTATACAAACGCTGGAAAGACAAGTTTATTAAATGCATTAACTGGAGAACATAAAGAATCGAAAAATCAGGTTTTTACTACATTAACTACAACAACAAGGGCTATAAAAGGCATTAAGAGGAAAATCTTAGTTACTGATACGGTTGGGTTTATTGATGATTTGCCGCCATTCATGATTGAGGCATTTCTATCAACGATTGAAGAGAGTGCTAATAGTGATTTAATCTTAATCGTTGTAGATGCATCTGACGATATTGAAGAAATTAAAAGAAAATTAAAGGTAAATCATGAAATTTTAAGTAAAATTAATTGCAAAGCTCCAATAATAACAGTGTTTAACAAAGTAGATAAAATTACAGAGGAAAAAAAGAGAAAGATTTTGGAAGAATTAGATAGATACATTGTAAATCCAATATTTGTCTCTGCAAAATATAATATAAACATCGATTTATTAATTGAGAAAATTATAGAAAATCTCAACCTTTCAGTGGGGACAATTGAAACAAACAATCCAAAGCTTATATCTTATTTGTATGAGAATACGGAAATTATTGAGGATATTTTGGATGAAGATAGGCATATAATAACATTTAGAGCTAAGGAGAGGGATGTTAATAGAATTTTAAAATTACACAAATCTGCAGTATAA
- the sucC gene encoding ADP-forming succinate--CoA ligase subunit beta has product MKLHEYEAKNIFKKYGIPVPNSFLVSKGDDLNSIEIDREVVLKAQVLVGGRGKAGGILFASNKEEFIKKAEELFNKEVKGEKVEKILVEEKLPIEKEYYVSIIIDRDAKKPLIIFSTEGGVDIEEVAEKNPEKIIKYHVDVKKPFLPYVARWIVKEAKLPSNEIGKVADVIYKLYKIFKELDATMVEINPLVITEDGNVYAADAVLHLDDDAAFRHNYEEFEEYKNKEKLPFAYVELDGDVAVIGNGAGLTLASMDVINNLGRKPACFLDIGGGADAETVKLALRKVLENKNVKGIFINILGGITRCDEVAKGIVEVLKEHPNIKFAVRMMGTNEDIGRKILEEHGIPYETSMEEAGRKLIEQL; this is encoded by the coding sequence ATGAAACTACATGAATATGAAGCTAAAAACATATTTAAAAAGTATGGCATTCCTGTCCCAAATAGTTTTTTAGTATCTAAGGGAGACGATTTAAACAGCATAGAGATTGATAGGGAGGTTGTTTTAAAAGCTCAGGTTTTAGTTGGTGGGAGAGGAAAAGCAGGAGGAATTTTATTCGCATCAAACAAAGAAGAATTTATAAAGAAAGCAGAAGAGTTGTTTAATAAAGAAGTTAAAGGAGAGAAAGTTGAGAAAATTTTAGTTGAAGAGAAATTGCCAATAGAAAAGGAATATTATGTATCAATTATTATCGATAGAGATGCTAAAAAACCATTAATTATTTTCTCAACTGAAGGAGGGGTAGATATTGAAGAAGTAGCTGAAAAGAATCCAGAAAAGATTATAAAGTATCACGTAGATGTTAAGAAACCATTTTTACCTTACGTTGCAAGATGGATAGTTAAAGAAGCTAAGTTACCAAGTAATGAGATTGGAAAAGTTGCTGATGTTATTTATAAGTTATATAAAATCTTCAAAGAGTTGGATGCCACAATGGTAGAAATCAACCCATTGGTTATAACTGAAGATGGTAATGTCTACGCCGCTGATGCTGTTCTTCACTTAGATGATGATGCTGCATTTAGACACAACTATGAAGAATTTGAGGAATATAAAAATAAAGAAAAATTGCCATTTGCCTATGTTGAGTTAGATGGGGATGTGGCTGTTATAGGTAATGGGGCAGGTTTAACATTGGCAAGTATGGATGTAATTAACAACCTCGGCAGAAAGCCAGCTTGCTTCTTAGATATTGGAGGAGGGGCTGATGCTGAAACAGTAAAATTAGCTTTAAGAAAAGTTTTAGAGAATAAAAATGTTAAAGGAATATTTATCAATATCTTAGGAGGAATTACAAGGTGTGATGAAGTAGCCAAAGGAATTGTTGAGGTTTTGAAAGAACACCCAAATATAAAGTTTGCCGTCAGAATGATGGGAACTAATGAGGATATAGGTAGAAAAATTTTGGAAGAACATGGAATTCCTTATGAGACATCAATGGAGGAGGCTGGAAGAAAGTTGATTGAACAGTTATAA
- a CDS encoding dihydromethanopterin reductase (acceptor), with translation MKIVWCITGAGHLLRESFHVMKKLKEEIEDLKVTTLVSRAGEEVVKMYGLFGELYNISNGNYYEELILEREHPYSSPITGRLSLGKYDYLICSPATGNTVAKVVNGIADSLVTNAIAQAGKGFVKSLIVPVDYKEGIVTTKLPYAIDKNKCKLCLKCINVCPNGAIAKRDDFVEISLPKCLGCGNCKKVCPYNAIIEGKEIKMRVRKIDAENTRKLKELEDVIVLKHPYEILEFFNVK, from the coding sequence ATGAAGATAGTCTGGTGTATTACAGGGGCTGGGCATTTATTAAGAGAGAGCTTTCATGTAATGAAAAAATTAAAGGAAGAGATTGAAGATTTAAAGGTAACAACCTTAGTTTCAAGAGCAGGGGAAGAAGTTGTAAAGATGTATGGATTGTTTGGGGAATTATATAATATCTCTAATGGAAATTATTATGAAGAGCTAATCTTAGAGAGGGAACATCCCTATTCATCACCAATTACTGGAAGGTTAAGTTTAGGAAAGTATGATTACTTAATTTGCTCACCAGCTACTGGAAATACTGTTGCTAAGGTGGTTAATGGAATAGCTGACAGCTTAGTAACAAATGCTATAGCCCAAGCAGGAAAAGGGTTTGTTAAATCATTAATTGTGCCAGTTGATTATAAAGAAGGGATTGTTACAACAAAGCTTCCTTATGCAATTGATAAAAATAAATGTAAGCTCTGTTTAAAATGTATAAACGTCTGTCCAAATGGGGCTATAGCTAAGAGAGATGATTTTGTTGAGATATCATTACCTAAATGCTTAGGATGTGGAAATTGTAAAAAAGTTTGCCCTTATAATGCAATAATTGAAGGAAAAGAAATTAAGATGAGAGTTAGAAAGATAGATGCTGAAAATACAAGGAAATTAAAAGAATTGGAAGATGTTATTGTCTTAAAGCATCCTTATGAAATTTTGGAATTTTTTAATGTTAAATAA
- a CDS encoding SDR family oxidoreductase, which translates to MILVTGGAGFIGSHIVDKLIENNYDVIILDNLTTGSKNNINPKAEFVNADIRDEDLDEKINFKDVEVVIHQAAQINVRNSVENPIYDGDINVLGTINILEMIRKYDINKIIFASSVGVYGEPNYLPVDENHTINPLSPYGLSKYVGEEYIKLYNRLYGIEYAILRYSNVYGERQDPKGEAGVISIFIDKMLKNENPIIFGDGNQTRDFVYVGDVAKANIMALNWKNEIVNIGTGKETSVNELFNIIKDEIGFKGNAIYDKPREGEIYRIYLNIKKAKSLDWRPEVDLKEGIKRVVNWMKFK; encoded by the coding sequence ATGATATTGGTTACTGGGGGAGCAGGTTTTATTGGCAGCCATATTGTAGATAAGCTAATTGAAAACAACTATGATGTAATTATCTTAGACAATTTAACAACTGGGAGTAAAAATAACATAAATCCAAAGGCAGAATTTGTAAATGCAGATATAAGAGATGAAGATTTGGATGAAAAAATCAATTTTAAAGATGTTGAAGTTGTTATACATCAAGCTGCCCAAATAAATGTTAGAAACTCTGTTGAAAATCCAATATATGATGGAGATATTAACGTTTTAGGAACAATCAATATCTTAGAGATGATAAGAAAGTATGACATAAATAAAATTATATTCGCATCATCCGTTGGAGTGTATGGAGAACCAAATTACCTTCCAGTAGATGAAAATCATACAATAAACCCATTATCTCCTTATGGACTAAGCAAATATGTTGGAGAGGAATATATCAAGTTATATAACCGCCTCTATGGAATTGAATATGCAATTTTAAGATACTCAAATGTTTATGGAGAAAGGCAAGACCCAAAAGGAGAGGCAGGAGTTATTAGCATATTTATAGACAAGATGTTAAAAAATGAAAATCCAATTATTTTTGGAGATGGTAACCAAACAAGAGATTTTGTTTATGTTGGAGATGTTGCAAAAGCAAATATTATGGCATTAAATTGGAAAAATGAGATAGTCAATATAGGCACTGGAAAAGAGACATCAGTAAATGAATTATTTAATATAATAAAAGATGAAATTGGGTTTAAAGGAAACGCAATATATGACAAACCAAGAGAGGGAGAGATATATAGAATTTATTTAAATATAAAAAAAGCAAAGTCATTGGATTGGAGACCAGAAGTTGATTTAAAAGAGGGGATAAAGAGAGTTGTTAATTGGATGAAGTTTAAATAA
- a CDS encoding MBL fold metallo-hydrolase, with the protein MIKLLYKGELIRENDMIKKASSSVTFIQTKSHNIIVDTSTKDKRELIIEELKKLNLEPKDIDVVINTHRHYDHIENNDLFENAKIYASAQECIVECDGCKLYSNMDEIEEFIPVEKFHDDEITILKTPGHTYGSISIVYGDYVIVGDAAPLRENILGDILPLVIVDYRAAKGSLRRIKLLKKNIITGHDGIVYKEEFL; encoded by the coding sequence ATGATAAAACTTCTATATAAAGGAGAACTTATAAGAGAAAATGACATGATAAAGAAGGCATCATCCTCAGTAACTTTTATTCAAACGAAAAGCCACAATATAATAGTAGATACTTCAACAAAGGATAAAAGGGAGTTAATTATAGAGGAATTGAAAAAATTAAACTTAGAGCCAAAGGATATTGACGTGGTTATAAATACGCATAGGCATTATGACCATATAGAAAATAATGATTTATTTGAGAATGCAAAGATTTATGCCTCTGCACAAGAATGTATTGTTGAATGTGATGGATGTAAGCTATATTCCAATATGGATGAGATTGAGGAATTCATACCAGTTGAAAAATTTCACGATGATGAAATAACTATATTAAAAACTCCTGGACATACTTATGGCTCTATTTCAATAGTTTATGGAGATTATGTTATTGTCGGAGATGCTGCCCCGTTGAGGGAGAATATTTTGGGAGATATACTACCATTAGTTATAGTTGATTATAGAGCGGCAAAAGGTAGTTTAAGAAGGATAAAATTGCTTAAAAAGAATATAATTACAGGACATGACGGGATTGTTTATAAAGAGGAGTTTCTTTAA
- a CDS encoding Rossmann-like domain-containing protein, translated as MIDVKEILKEFAEENNLLNEEVEIKISDTKLDTTRIKDYPLMSGKEILLRAYFKGCCGDAFTDKPVEFKGTIRELLDRGNRPEIVATLNAVMRYLGLVDKTAHCVGDEPEKCAKELVKYLKELKPKKIGIIGFQPAFVKEIVNAFGSENVIVSDLNPENVGKVKYGAKIIHGKYNEELIKNSDVVLATGSTIANGTFEEIWELAKKYNKRIIFYGTTIAGMAKVLGVERFCTLGR; from the coding sequence ATGATAGATGTTAAAGAGATTTTAAAAGAGTTTGCAGAAGAAAATAACTTGTTAAATGAAGAAGTTGAGATTAAGATATCAGATACCAAATTAGACACAACAAGAATTAAGGACTATCCGCTAATGAGTGGGAAAGAGATTTTATTGAGAGCTTATTTCAAAGGATGTTGTGGAGATGCTTTCACAGACAAACCAGTAGAATTTAAGGGAACAATTAGAGAGTTGTTAGATAGAGGAAACAGACCTGAAATAGTAGCAACTTTAAATGCAGTTATGAGATACCTTGGCTTAGTTGATAAAACTGCCCATTGTGTTGGAGATGAGCCAGAAAAGTGTGCAAAAGAATTAGTTAAATATCTAAAAGAATTGAAACCCAAAAAAATTGGGATTATTGGATTTCAGCCAGCATTTGTTAAAGAGATTGTTAATGCCTTTGGTTCTGAAAACGTCATAGTTAGTGATTTAAATCCAGAAAATGTTGGAAAAGTTAAATATGGAGCTAAAATTATCCATGGGAAGTATAACGAGGAGTTAATAAAAAATTCAGATGTTGTTTTAGCTACTGGTTCAACTATAGCAAATGGAACATTTGAAGAGATTTGGGAATTGGCTAAAAAATACAACAAGAGAATTATCTTTTATGGAACAACAATTGCTGGAATGGCTAAAGTATTGGGGGTTGAGAGATTCTGCACTCTTGGGAGATAA
- a CDS encoding ABC transporter permease, with translation MIQNNLKCISTVPLILFLTMLVCIIISILGRISIENLLDALESEEVRFAVILSVKCSIVAIILALLVGIPSGYALARYNFKGKEIIDSLINLPILLPPLVLGFGLLLLLGNTPIGNFISENIMDIVFTQNGIILAQFIIATPFIIRTTRAVFEGIDVKYEYIAQSLGLSRVESFFKITLPLAKSGIVAGAILGWARAIGEFGATLMLAGATKMKTETLPIAIFLNVSIGNIELALAIATIHIAIAIIVISLIKFVINLNGGKYDRC, from the coding sequence ATGATTCAAAACAACTTAAAATGCATTTCAACCGTTCCACTAATCTTATTTTTAACAATGCTTGTTTGTATAATAATCTCCATACTTGGAAGGATATCAATAGAAAATTTACTTGATGCATTGGAATCAGAAGAAGTGAGATTCGCAGTAATTTTGAGTGTTAAGTGTTCAATTGTAGCCATAATACTTGCTTTGTTGGTTGGCATTCCATCTGGCTATGCACTGGCAAGATACAACTTTAAAGGCAAAGAAATCATAGACAGCCTAATAAATCTACCTATCTTACTTCCTCCACTTGTATTAGGGTTTGGACTGCTCTTACTATTAGGAAATACTCCCATAGGCAACTTTATTTCAGAAAATATAATGGATATAGTATTTACACAGAATGGAATTATCTTAGCTCAATTTATAATAGCAACGCCATTTATAATTAGAACAACGAGGGCAGTATTTGAGGGAATAGATGTTAAATATGAATATATTGCCCAAAGTTTGGGATTGAGTAGAGTTGAGAGTTTTTTTAAAATAACTCTCCCGTTGGCTAAGAGTGGCATTGTCGCTGGAGCAATTCTTGGATGGGCAAGGGCTATTGGAGAGTTTGGAGCTACGTTAATGCTTGCTGGAGCTACTAAGATGAAGACAGAAACACTACCTATAGCAATATTTTTAAATGTGTCTATTGGAAATATAGAATTGGCCTTGGCTATTGCAACAATACATATAGCAATTGCTATAATAGTTATTTCATTGATAAAATTTGTAATAAATCTAAATGGTGGGAAGTATGATAGATGTTAA
- a CDS encoding 4-phosphopantoate--beta-alanine ligase, whose product MQIPKTHPRYESLMKREKVIEALDKGILAKAGLIAHGRGETFDYLIGEKTTPIALEAIKAAAAMLILAENPVISVNGNTVALAIDEVVELAKELNGKIEVNLFYRTKERELAIKKAFEEKFKDDIETGKIKILGIDDANKQIPNLDSLRGKVSEEGLFTADVVLVPLEDGDRAEALVNMGKKVIAIDLNPLSRTARKSTITIVDELTRALPLLIKYVREFKNKDREELLKIVEGFDNKKNLKDMIEYIAERLKSLSLDEL is encoded by the coding sequence ATGCAAATTCCCAAAACACATCCAAGATATGAGTCTTTAATGAAGAGGGAAAAGGTTATTGAGGCATTAGATAAAGGGATTTTAGCTAAAGCTGGATTAATAGCTCATGGTAGGGGAGAGACATTTGATTATTTAATTGGGGAAAAAACAACACCAATAGCATTAGAAGCAATAAAAGCTGCTGCTGCTATGCTAATTTTAGCTGAAAATCCTGTAATAAGTGTTAATGGAAATACTGTTGCTTTGGCAATAGATGAAGTTGTTGAATTAGCCAAGGAGTTAAATGGAAAAATAGAGGTTAATTTATTTTATAGGACTAAAGAGAGAGAACTAGCTATAAAAAAAGCTTTTGAAGAAAAATTTAAAGATGATATTGAGACAGGAAAGATAAAAATCTTGGGTATTGATGATGCAAATAAACAGATTCCAAACTTGGATAGCTTAAGAGGAAAGGTTTCAGAAGAAGGACTATTTACTGCCGATGTTGTTTTAGTTCCATTAGAGGATGGAGATAGAGCAGAAGCTTTAGTTAATATGGGTAAAAAGGTTATAGCGATAGATTTAAATCCACTATCAAGAACTGCAAGAAAATCCACTATAACAATAGTGGATGAACTAACAAGAGCTCTACCTTTATTAATTAAATATGTTAGAGAATTTAAAAATAAAGATAGGGAAGAGCTTTTAAAGATTGTAGAGGGCTTTGACAACAAGAAAAATTTGAAAGATATGATTGAGTATATTGCTGAGAGATTGAAAAGCCTGAGCTTAGATGAATTATAG
- the albA gene encoding DNA-binding protein Alba, which produces MDNVVLIGKKPVMNYVVAVLTQLTSNDEVIIKARGKAINKAVDVAEMIRNRFIKDIKIKKIEIGTDKVKNPDGKEVNVSTIEIVLAK; this is translated from the coding sequence ATGGATAATGTAGTGTTAATAGGGAAGAAGCCAGTGATGAACTACGTTGTAGCAGTTCTAACACAGCTAACAAGCAATGACGAAGTGATTATAAAAGCAAGAGGGAAAGCAATTAATAAAGCAGTAGATGTTGCAGAGATGATAAGAAATAGATTTATAAAAGACATAAAAATTAAAAAAATAGAGATAGGCACTGACAAAGTAAAAAACCCTGATGGAAAAGAAGTTAATGTCTCAACAATTGAGATTGTCTTAGCTAAATAA
- a CDS encoding TatD family hydrolase, whose translation MDVLKNLPVTDNHIHVDDKHGYGAEKVAKIFYNAGGKVMIVLNKPTFDGDLTKSMDILVRDVEIINKNTPVKAFGLVGVHPAELTYLMKFMSLEEAKNKIIEALNYAKKLVEEYDFIVGIGEVGRPHYKVDENVWETSNEILRYCMSLAKDVGCAIQIHAESSTEEQFKEFSEMAKEVGLNPENVVKHHCGDMVLEGEKYGIFPSILASRVNEDVVKKSLRFVMETDYIDDLKRPGVVLGIKTVPRVTRKLIEKGVLDEDKVYKIHKENIERIYNIEVRF comes from the coding sequence ATGGATGTTCTAAAAAATCTTCCAGTTACTGATAACCATATACACGTTGATGACAAACACGGTTATGGAGCTGAAAAAGTAGCTAAGATATTTTATAATGCTGGAGGAAAGGTAATGATTGTTTTAAATAAACCAACATTTGATGGAGATTTAACAAAATCAATGGATATATTGGTTAGAGATGTTGAAATAATAAACAAAAACACGCCAGTTAAGGCTTTTGGATTGGTTGGAGTTCATCCAGCTGAGCTAACATATTTAATGAAATTTATGAGCTTGGAGGAGGCAAAAAATAAAATTATAGAGGCTTTAAACTATGCAAAAAAGCTTGTTGAGGAATACGATTTTATAGTTGGTATTGGTGAGGTTGGAAGACCTCATTACAAAGTTGATGAAAATGTCTGGGAAACATCAAATGAGATTTTAAGATACTGCATGAGTTTAGCTAAAGATGTTGGTTGTGCCATCCAAATCCACGCTGAAAGTTCAACAGAAGAGCAATTTAAAGAGTTTTCTGAAATGGCTAAGGAAGTTGGGTTGAATCCAGAAAATGTTGTTAAGCATCACTGTGGAGATATGGTCTTGGAAGGGGAGAAATATGGCATCTTTCCTTCAATTTTAGCTTCAAGAGTGAATGAAGATGTTGTTAAAAAATCTCTAAGATTTGTTATGGAAACTGATTATATAGACGATTTAAAAAGACCAGGGGTCGTTTTAGGAATTAAGACAGTTCCAAGAGTTACAAGAAAATTGATTGAAAAAGGGGTTTTAGACGAAGATAAAGTTTATAAAATCCATAAAGAGAACATAGAAAGGATTTATAATATAGAGGTTAGATTTTAA
- the modA gene encoding molybdate ABC transporter substrate-binding protein — protein sequence MSRKIASIFGLLIIIAIVLGCGCTQKSETKEEVIHAYVGAGMQKPMDEIGKMFEEKYGIKVEYDYAGSGYLYSKILATKEGDIFMPGAYFYVGELEKKGYILKYKNFTKHIPVIVVQKENPKNITCLEDLGKPGIRVALGDDNIAIGRTFKKILQKAEKYDPGISEKINKNVVVKGATVKQVLLYVIEGDADAAVVWRADAIENKDKVDIIPINSKYNVIKTVPIAILKTTKNKENAEKFYNFVLTEGKEVFKKYGFEVIED from the coding sequence ATGAGTAGAAAAATAGCCTCAATATTTGGATTGTTGATAATAATAGCAATAGTTTTAGGTTGTGGGTGCACACAAAAAAGTGAAACTAAAGAAGAAGTGATACATGCCTATGTTGGAGCTGGAATGCAAAAACCAATGGATGAAATTGGTAAGATGTTTGAGGAGAAGTACGGGATAAAGGTTGAATATGACTACGCTGGGAGTGGCTACCTATATTCAAAAATCTTAGCAACGAAGGAAGGAGATATATTTATGCCTGGGGCTTATTTTTATGTTGGAGAGCTTGAAAAGAAAGGTTATATCCTAAAATACAAAAATTTCACAAAGCATATTCCAGTTATTGTAGTTCAAAAAGAAAATCCAAAGAATATAACTTGCCTTGAAGATTTAGGAAAGCCAGGAATTAGAGTTGCATTAGGGGATGACAACATAGCGATTGGAAGAACATTCAAAAAGATTTTACAAAAGGCAGAGAAATACGACCCTGGAATTTCAGAAAAAATAAATAAAAATGTTGTTGTTAAAGGGGCTACTGTAAAACAGGTTCTTCTATATGTAATAGAGGGGGACGCAGATGCTGCAGTTGTTTGGAGAGCTGATGCTATAGAAAATAAGGACAAGGTAGATATTATCCCTATAAATTCAAAATATAATGTTATAAAGACAGTTCCAATTGCAATACTAAAAACTACAAAAAATAAAGAAAATGCAGAGAAGTTTTACAACTTTGTTTTAACAGAAGGAAAAGAGGTATTTAAGAAGTATGGATTTGAAGTAATTGAGGATTAA
- a CDS encoding ABC transporter ATP-binding protein, with protein sequence MLKIENLRKKLAYFTLEIDELEIDKRDYFVVLGLSGSGKTTLLEIIAGFRKPDDGKIYLNGEDITNKPINERKIVMCHGKYLFPHLSVKDNIGIGIRDKRLREEKVKEISKLLGIEHLLNRKPDTLSGGEQQRVALARALVVEPEVILLDEPLNALDRLTHENLILELKNIYENSHLTFIHVTHDFIEAIALAKRMAIIRNGKIEQFGEVDEIINNPKNEFVARFVGYKNFLDGKVKKEDNHYIFEGDIEIYLDKPYECGEAILAIRPEDIMLVGDGGCRYHYKKYNLFDAKIVEVYPLSLSTVRAVLDVNGVYLTCEVMRSKAYRMGLKKGWE encoded by the coding sequence ATGCTTAAAATAGAAAATTTAAGAAAGAAACTTGCGTATTTTACACTTGAAATTGATGAACTTGAAATAGATAAGAGAGATTATTTTGTAGTCCTCGGTTTAAGTGGTAGTGGAAAAACAACCCTATTAGAGATAATTGCTGGATTTAGAAAGCCAGATGATGGAAAGATTTATCTAAATGGAGAGGACATAACAAATAAACCAATAAATGAAAGAAAAATAGTAATGTGTCATGGAAAATACCTATTTCCTCATTTGAGCGTTAAGGATAACATCGGTATTGGTATTAGGGATAAAAGATTGAGAGAGGAAAAGGTTAAAGAAATCAGCAAACTGTTGGGTATAGAGCATCTCCTTAATAGGAAACCAGATACGTTGAGTGGAGGAGAACAGCAGAGGGTTGCTTTAGCAAGGGCTTTAGTTGTAGAACCAGAGGTTATCTTGTTGGATGAGCCTTTAAACGCTTTAGATAGGTTAACACATGAAAATTTGATATTAGAGCTTAAAAATATCTATGAAAATTCACATTTAACTTTTATACATGTAACACATGATTTCATTGAAGCTATAGCTTTAGCAAAGAGGATGGCAATAATAAGAAATGGAAAGATAGAGCAGTTTGGTGAGGTTGATGAAATTATAAACAATCCAAAAAATGAATTTGTCGCAAGATTCGTTGGATATAAAAACTTTTTAGATGGGAAAGTTAAGAAGGAAGATAATCACTATATTTTTGAGGGAGACATAGAAATTTATCTTGATAAGCCTTATGAGTGTGGAGAAGCAATTTTAGCAATAAGGCCAGAGGATATTATGTTAGTTGGAGATGGGGGATGTAGGTATCATTACAAAAAATACAACCTCTTTGATGCCAAGATAGTTGAGGTTTATCCCTTAAGTTTATCAACTGTTAGAGCTGTTCTTGATGTGAATGGAGTTTATTTAACTTGTGAGGTTATGAGGTCTAAAGCCTATAGGATGGGCTTAAAAAAGGGATGGGAGTAA
- a CDS encoding RNA-binding domain-containing protein: MLNSVKISAIVHATEDEDKVLEAIEFFIPEDVDEEKINLDVVETQGYFGNPIKIVNISVEGKEAKMIFKHIMDLIKSDERNLNKLKKDLHLRVEDNKFYVRFDKQKAYLGECRVIDGDDVIRTVFNFKIFAPKNKEEKVKETIINELGISNASDV; encoded by the coding sequence ATGCTAAATTCTGTAAAAATTAGTGCGATAGTTCATGCTACAGAGGATGAGGATAAGGTTTTAGAAGCAATAGAGTTTTTTATTCCAGAAGATGTTGATGAAGAGAAAATAAATTTAGATGTTGTAGAAACACAGGGATACTTTGGAAACCCAATAAAAATTGTCAATATAAGTGTTGAAGGAAAAGAGGCTAAAATGATATTTAAACATATTATGGACTTGATAAAATCAGATGAAAGAAACTTAAATAAACTAAAGAAAGATTTACACTTAAGAGTTGAAGATAATAAATTTTATGTTAGGTTTGATAAGCAAAAGGCTTATTTAGGAGAGTGTAGAGTTATAGATGGCGATGATGTTATAAGAACTGTTTTTAACTTCAAAATATTTGCACCAAAAAATAAAGAGGAAAAAGTTAAAGAAACCATTATTAATGAATTAGGAATATCAAATGCCTCAGATGTTTAA